From Bacteroidota bacterium:
TTTAGTCCAATCAATATTGGTATAATTTGCACCTTTGCAACATACAACCTGTTTCGCTGATGATAGCCATTAATAGCACACTTGTATCGGAAGATATTTTTGATGAAAAATTTGTTTGCGACCTGGGCGCATGCAAAGGAGAGTGTTGCGTGGCTGGTGTGTCGGGAGCCCCGCTTGAGAAGGAGGAAGTGGAGATATTGGAGACCATACTGCCCAAAGTAAAACCATACATGACAAAGGAAGGCATTGCGGCAGTTGAAAAGCAAGGTGTTTATGTGATAGATGAGGACCGTGACCTGACCACACCGCTGGTAAACGGAGGAGTTTGTGCTTTTGTATATATGGAGAACAAGATCGCGAAATGCGCCATAGAAAAGGCGTATTATGAAGGTAAAGTGAAA
This genomic window contains:
- a CDS encoding DUF3109 family protein — translated: MIAINSTLVSEDIFDEKFVCDLGACKGECCVAGVSGAPLEKEEVEILETILPKVKPYMTKEGIAAVEKQGVYVIDEDRDLTTPLVNGGVCAFVYMENKIAKCAIEKAYYEGKVKFKKPISCHLYPIRITQKKGVERVEYHRWNICTPACSCGTKLNVSVYRFLKEPLIRKYDKQWYKQLELAAEIRKKSK